In Lepus europaeus isolate LE1 chromosome 8, mLepTim1.pri, whole genome shotgun sequence, a single genomic region encodes these proteins:
- the IL15 gene encoding interleukin-15 isoform X1, translated as MRISKPYLRSTSIQCYLCLLLNSHFLAEAGIHVFIFGCISAGLPKTEANWHDVINDLKIIEDLIKSIHIDSTLYTESDAHPNCKVTAMKCFLLELRVLLHESRNMDINETVQNLIIVANSSLSSKGQNVKESGCKECEELEEKNITEFLQSFVHIVQMFINSP; from the exons ATGAGAATTTCG AAACCGTATCTGAGAAGTACTTCCATCCAGTGCTACCTGTGTTTACTCCTAAACAGTCATTTTTTAGCTGAGGCTGGCATTCATGTCTTCATTTTTGG CTGTATCAGTGCAGGTCTTCCTAAAACAGAAGCCAACTGGCATGATGTCATTAATGATCTGAAAATAATTGAAGATCTTATAAAA TCCATCCATATTGATTCTACTTTATATACCGAGAGTGATGCTCAT cCCAATTGCAAAGTCACAGCGATGAAGTGCTTTCTCCTGGAGCTACGAGTTCTTTTACACGAGTCCAGAAACATGGACATTAATGAAACAGTACAAAACCTTATCATCGTAGCAAATAGCAGTTTATCTTCTAAAGGG CAGAATGTAAAGGAATCTGGTTGCAAAGAATGTGAGGAACTGGAGGAAAAAAATATTACTGAATTTTTGCAGAGTTTTGTACATATTGTACAAATGTTCATCAATTCTCCTTGA
- the IL15 gene encoding interleukin-15 isoform X2, with product MRISKPYLRSTSIQCYLCLLLNSHFLAEAGIHVFIFGCISAGLPKTEANWHDVINDLKIIEDLIKSIHIDSTLYTESDAHPNCKVTAMKCFLLELRVLLHESRNMDINETVQNLIIVANSSLSSKGNVKESGCKECEELEEKNITEFLQSFVHIVQMFINSP from the exons ATGAGAATTTCG AAACCGTATCTGAGAAGTACTTCCATCCAGTGCTACCTGTGTTTACTCCTAAACAGTCATTTTTTAGCTGAGGCTGGCATTCATGTCTTCATTTTTGG CTGTATCAGTGCAGGTCTTCCTAAAACAGAAGCCAACTGGCATGATGTCATTAATGATCTGAAAATAATTGAAGATCTTATAAAA TCCATCCATATTGATTCTACTTTATATACCGAGAGTGATGCTCAT cCCAATTGCAAAGTCACAGCGATGAAGTGCTTTCTCCTGGAGCTACGAGTTCTTTTACACGAGTCCAGAAACATGGACATTAATGAAACAGTACAAAACCTTATCATCGTAGCAAATAGCAGTTTATCTTCTAAAGGG AATGTAAAGGAATCTGGTTGCAAAGAATGTGAGGAACTGGAGGAAAAAAATATTACTGAATTTTTGCAGAGTTTTGTACATATTGTACAAATGTTCATCAATTCTCCTTGA